The proteins below come from a single Leopardus geoffroyi isolate Oge1 chromosome D3, O.geoffroyi_Oge1_pat1.0, whole genome shotgun sequence genomic window:
- the TSSK1B gene encoding testis-specific serine/threonine-protein kinase 1 codes for MDDAAILKRRGYILGINLGEGSYAKVKSAYSERLKFNVAVKIIDRKKVPTDFLEKFLPREIEIQATLNHRSIIRTYEIFETSDGRIYIIMELGVQGDLLGFIRTRGALHEDDARKKFHQLSSAIKYCHDLDIVHRDLKCENLLLDKDFNIKLSDFGFSKRCPRDDSGRLMLSKTFCGSAAYAAPEVLQGIPYQPKVCDIWSLGVILYIMVCGSMPYDDSNIKKMLRIQKEHRINFPRSKNLTGECKDLIYHLLQPDINRRLHIEEILSHCWVQPKAQGLSSGVINEEGESSRGAEPSWTPDTPDTPATKLELQEEARSETRPEIQSESKPDETMQMRVSRQSDPTGLNGELQSRETEEGVPSRPPETHT; via the coding sequence ATGGATGACGCTGCCATCCTCAAGCGACGAGGCTACATCCTGGGGATAAATTTGGGAGAGGGCTCATACGCAAAAGTCAAGTCTGCTTACTCTGAGCGCCTGAAGTTCAACGTGGCGGTCAAGATCATCGACCGCAAGAAAGTCCCCACGGACTTCTTGGAGAAATTCCTTCCCCGGGAAATTGAGATTCAGGCTACGCTAAACCACCGCTCCATTATCAGGACCTACGAGATCTTTGAGACCTCTGATGGCCGCATCTACATCATCATGGAGCTCGGAGTCCAGGGCGACCTCCTCGGGTTCATCAGAACCCGGGGAGCCCTGCACGAGGATGATGCTCGCAAGAAGTTCCACCAGCTCTCCTCAGCCATCAAGTACTGCCATGACTTGGACATTGTCCACCGAGATCTCAAGTGTGAGAACCTCCTCCTCGACAAGGACTTCAACATCAAGCTCTCTGACTTTGGCTTCTCCAAGCGCTGCCCGAGGGATGACAGTGGCCGACTGATGCTAAGCAAGACTTTCTGCGGGTCAGCAGCTTATGCAGCACCCGAGGTGCTGCAGGGCATCCCCTACCAGCCCAAGGTGTGTGACATCTGGAGTCTGGGTGTGATCCTCTACATCATGGTCTGTGGCTCCATGCCCTACGATGACTCCAACATCAAGAAGATGCTGCGCATCCAGAAGGAGCACCGCATCAACTTCCCCCGCTCCAAGAACCTGACGGGCGAGTGCAAAGACCTCATCTACCACCTGCTACAGCCGGACATCAACCGGCGGCTGCACATCGAGGAGATCCTCAGCCACTGCTGGGTGCAGCCCAAGGCACAgggcctgtcctctggagtcatCAACGAGGAGGGGGAAAGCTCCCGGGGTGCTGAGCCCTCCTGGACCCCTGATACTCCTGATACCCCAGCCACCAAGCTGGAGCTCCAGGAGGAAGCACGGTCCGAGACACGGCCTGAGATACAGTCCGAGTCAAAACCTGATGAGACGATGCAAATGCGGGTGTCAAGGCAATCAGATCCCACGGGCCTTAATGGCGAGCTGCAAAGCAGGGAAACAGAGGAGGGGGTTCCCTCACGGCCTCCAGAAACACACACCTAG